A genomic window from Silurus meridionalis isolate SWU-2019-XX chromosome 21, ASM1480568v1, whole genome shotgun sequence includes:
- the hgd gene encoding homogentisate 1,2-dioxygenase, whose amino-acid sequence MAGLKYLTGFGNEFASEDPRCPGALPEGQNSPQVCPYGLYAEQLSGSAFTCPRGTNQRSWLYRILPSVQHKPFTPITCGNLTEDWNEVEPDPNQLRWMPFTITNAVEKMVDFVGGLNTICGAGDSKSRNGIAIHIYTCNTSMIDRCFQNSDGDFLIVPQKGELLVTTEFGKMMVKPNEICVIQHGIRFSVDVFGESRGYVLEVYGAHFELPDLGPIGANGLANPRDFLTPVAWFEDRTVATGYTIINKYQGKLFSCQQDFSPFNVVAWHGNYAPYKYNLENFMVINCVAFDHADPSIFTVLTAKSTRPGVAIADFVIFPPRWGVADHTFRPPYYHRNCMSEFMGLIKGHYEAKEEGFQAGGASLHSMMTPHGPDADCFNKNSTDKLKPERVAEGTMAFMFESSFSMAVTKWGLETCQRLDKTYYKCWEPLKKHFNPNWKPGSM is encoded by the exons ATGGCCGGTCTGAAG TACCTGACTGGTTTTGGGAACGAGTTTGCCTCTGAGGATCCTCGCTGTCCTGGAGCTCTACCTGAAGGACAG aaCAGTCCTCAGGTGTGTCCATATGGACTCTATGCTGAGCAGCTCTCAGGCTCCGCCTTCACCTGCCCACGAGGAACCAATCAGAGAAG TTGGCTGTACCGGATTCTACCTTCTGTTCAGCACAAACCCTTCACTCCCATCACCTGTGGAAACCTGACTGAAGACTGGAATGAAGTGGAACCTGATCCCAatcag CTCCGTTGGATGCCGTTCACCATCACCAATGCAGTGGAGAAGATGGTGGATTTTGTGGGG ggTCTGAACACAATCTGTGGTGCAGGAGACTCGAAATCTCGCAATGGGATCGCCATCCACATCTACACCTGCAACACCTCTATGATTGACAG GTGCTTCCAGAATTCGGATGGAGATTTTCTCATTG TTCCACAAAAAGGTGAACTCTTGGTCACCACTGAGTTCGGAAAGATGATGGTGAAGCCGAATGAGATCTGCGTCATTCAG CACGGGATCCGTTTCAGCGTGGACGTGTTTGGCGAGAGCAGAGGCTACGTCCTGGAGGTTTACGGCGCTCACTTCGAGCTGCCTGATCTCGGACCTATAG GAGCTAATGGACTCGCTAATCCCAGAGACTTCCTGACTCCCGTGGCTTGGTTTGAAGATCGTACCGTAGCCACTGGTTACACCATCATCAACAAGTACCAGGGAAAGCTGTTCTCCTGTCAGCAG GACTTTTCACCTTTTAACGTGGTGGCGTGGCACGGAAACTACGCTCCCTACAAATACAACCTGGAGAACTTTATGGTCATCAACTGTGTGGCTTTCGACCACGCT GATCCGTCCATTTTCACCGTCCTGACGGCCAAATCCACTCGTCCCGGCGTGGCCATTGCGGATTTTGTGATCTTCCCACCTCGTTGGGGAGTCGCCGATCACACCTTCAGACCCCCGTATTATCACA ggaaCTGCATGAGCGAGTTCATGGGATTAATAAAGGGTCACTATGAGGCGAAGGAGGAAGGTTTCCAGGCTGGAGGAGCGAGTCTTCACAGCATGATGACTCCTCACGGCCCCGATGCTGACTGCTTCAACAAGAACAGCACAGACAAGCTCAAACCCGAGAGAGTCGCTGAGGGAACCATG GCCTTCATGTTCGAGTCGTCCTTCAGCATGGCGGTCACTAAGTGGGGGCTTGAGACGTGCCAGCGTCTGGACAAAACTTACTACAAATGCTGGGAGCCTCTGAAGAAACACTTCAACCCAAACTGGAAACCTGGCAGCATGTAA